Below is a genomic region from bacterium.
GAATATTTGATCGAGTCCGGCGAGCTCGGGGCCCGCCGCGAGCGGCGCGCCGAACGCGAAGTGCTCGAGCTCGTCGAAGCCGCGCTCGCCTCGCGCGTCCGCGACACGCTTCACGGCCGCGGCGGCCCCGCCGAAATCCTCGCCCGGGCACGGCGGCGCGAAGCCGACCCGCATTCGGCCGCGAAGGCGATCCTCGACCGGCTGGTCCCCCCCGGGAACTCATGACGGCGGCCTATCCGGAGGCGGCCCCCGGGATCAACACGGTGGATCTCCGAGAGCGCGGCCTGCCCCACCTGACGTCCGGCTACCTGATCAGGGCGCCGCGGCCGGCACTCGTCGATACGGGGGGCGCGCGGAGCGTGCCGGTCTGGCTCGACGCCCTGGCCGCCCTCGGCGTCCGGCCGGCCGACATCGCCTACGTCATCGTGACGCACGTTCACCTCGACCACGCCGGCGGGACCGGTCACATCCTGTTGCATCTGCCCAACGCCCGTGTCGTGGCGCACCCGCGGGGCAGCCGGCATCTCGTCGATCCAAGCCGGCTCATCGCCGGGGCCCGCGCCGTCTTTGGGCTGCACCTCGAGACGTATTTCGGCGTGCCGGAGCCGGTACCGGAATCGCGGCTCCTCGCCGTCGAAGACGGTACCCGGCTCGATCTCGGCGGCGGCCACGTGCTGCGCTTCATCGACGCGCCGGGCCATGCCCGCCACCAGCACATGATCCTGGACGCCGGCGCGGACGCGCTGTTGTCCGGCGACGAACTCGGCGAGCGCCTGCCGGACGTCGCCGACGATTACGTCATGGCGGACACCGCGCCCAATCAGTTCGATCCGGAGGCGATGCTGCGGTCGGCAGAGCGCCTCCGCGAGCTGCGGCCTCGGGCCATCCTCTTCTCGCACTTCGGCCGCTATCCACGGTCCTACGACGCCCTCTCCGAGCGGCTCCTCCACGAGGTGCCCGTGATCGCGGCGTTCGGCCGGACCGACGGACGCCGCGCGACGCCGGACGAGATCACCGCGGCCCTCACCCGGCACGTCCGAGCCGATCTCGCACGGCGCGGGATCGGCTGGACGGCGGAGATCCGCGGCCTGCTCGAGGAGCGCCTCGCGATCTCGGCCCAGGGCATCGCCGACTACCACGCGCGGCGCGACGCCGGGAG
It encodes:
- a CDS encoding MBL fold metallo-hydrolase, with amino-acid sequence MTAAYPEAAPGINTVDLRERGLPHLTSGYLIRAPRPALVDTGGARSVPVWLDALAALGVRPADIAYVIVTHVHLDHAGGTGHILLHLPNARVVAHPRGSRHLVDPSRLIAGARAVFGLHLETYFGVPEPVPESRLLAVEDGTRLDLGGGHVLRFIDAPGHARHQHMILDAGADALLSGDELGERLPDVADDYVMADTAPNQFDPEAMLRSAERLRELRPRAILFSHFGRYPRSYDALSERLLHEVPVIAAFGRTDGRRATPDEITAALTRHVRADLARRGIGWTAEIRGLLEERLAISAQGIADYHARRDAGSAS